The DNA segment AAACGTTATTCTGTGTTTCATTCAGAATGGCCACCCACATGAAAGAAACAAACAAGAACATGGCAACAAATCTTCTCCATCGGATTTCAGAGACCTCTGAGGACCTGAAGATGATGGAAGTGACCGACCACTTTGAACTCTTGCATGAACTTGGAACAGGATCTTATGGAAAGGTTTTCAAGGGGAAACACAAAACCTCAGGTGAGATGATGATGGATGAGAACGATGATCATGTGCCACAAAGCTGGCATCTCTTGAGAATGTTCTGTGCTGGGTCTTCAGGCTTACACATTTTACAAAATAGAAGTCCAAAGTCATTCAAAATTTTTTTGcggtctcattgaagtgaatggtcctCAACAGATATATATTGGGTCTTGCCTTTCATATATTATCACCTGTTTATGACGTTTAGATTGTAAGCTCATCACTAGGCTTTCCTTCACCTGGGGAAAGGTCCAGTTTGCTGCCCAGCCTCGAATGTAAACATCCTGATGAAGACAAGTTGTCTCATTGGCGCTGCCCTGTCAGCGAGTAGCCCACTTTTGGCTTTGATTCTGGCTTTAGCGCACTATAACATGTCACACTTTTATCTTGCTATTGCTCCTATATaatgttatacattttttatactttttatttggGAGAGGTTGGTTTTGAAAAGTGTTGTGGAATATGATGATGCAACATAAATCAATATTAATGTCATTACAGGTCAGATTGTGGCTATAAAAATGttggcaaaggagaagacccCCACCGATAACTTCCTCCTGGAATACTGTATCTCGCTCACGCTCAGTTGTCACCGGCACATCATCCTGACACACGAGATTGCGTTTCATACCAGTAGGGATTTTGTGTTTGTTCAGGAAATGGCACCGGCAGGGAATCTTCAGTCTATCATTAAACACAAGGTGAGACAATATCATGGAATTGTTATGTTCTCCAAAGCCATAAACATTGTTTCCAATCCTGGAAAGCAGGCGACCACCATTACAGATCTGATAGGAGTTATCATCCAGCTTCTCCACAGTTCAGAACCACAATGGAGCACAGTTATCAAGCTCCCCTGTATTTAGGCATAAAAATTGACGGCATATTTGATTTGGATGTCTGTCCTTTGCCTATTTAGTCACACAACGGTTGATGAATTAGACTAGGCTTATTGGTATCAGTTTGACGTCTGGTGGTTCTTTTTTGGTtagacaggttcatattcacttagactggtctaatttatttctgcataaaaaagtcacatctgTGCGGACAAAAGTCACAAGTCTCCCTGAAAGTGCAACttttagtgcaaaaaaaaagtagCACTTTATCACTGAAAACTGTTAAATACAAATAAGCCAGCCCTGGAGTGGAGTAAAAATTACACTGTTTTTGTGCCTAATTCATGGTAATGAATgcaatcagataactcctgaATTAGTCTAAAACTTCAAAAAAGTCAAACGATGCGCAAAAGCCTCCAAAACAGGCGCGAGCCGATAATCATCCCTTTCTGCAACTCTGATGAATCACACCTTTTACCCCTGATAGGCCATCTGCATACATATCCCTTGTTGCTACCACACACCTTGTATACCCAGAAAACAAAGGCTCAATTCCAGCTTCTGACGTATAAAATAGTTTGTTCtttatttggcttccaaaatttaagatccaacatacatcacatggagagacacaagGTAATTGTGACGTGTTTCGGGCTATAGTATTGAGCCCTTTGAAGTATTGAGCCGTcaactttcttctttttctcaATACACACCttgtatacccaccgagccagctcagcacacatgACTTACCTCATGAGCTACGCACTGCTGACGTCGGCAGTAGGAAGTGGTCAGAATTATGTGACTTGACTGTGTGTGAGTCATGAATACTATATGATGAGATTGTTGTGTCTGCAGTTCAGCTGTGTGATGTCTTGTGTTGTCTTCTACTCAGGTCGGCATGCAGGAGGACATGTTGAAGCGTTGTGTTCCTCAGATAGCCAGTGCTTTGAACTTTATGCACAACAGCGGAATGGTCCATCGGGATGTCAAGCTGGATAATATTCTTCTGATGGATGCAGAATGTCACTGGATAAAGCTGGCGGACTTTGGACTCACCCGGATCCAGGGCACTCTTGTCCCTTCTCTGTCCTGGTGTATACCCTATACTGCCCCTGAATTCTGCTGCTTAAGACAAGGAGAAGAGCTGATACTGCAACCCAGTGTTGATGTGTGGGCTTTTGGTGTTCTCATCTACATTGCTCTTACTGGATTCTTCCCTTGGCAAGCGGCACTAGGTCGTGATCAACAGTATAAGGAGTTTGCTTGGTGGCAGGTGAAAAAGGATCTGTCAGAAGCTCCATGGAAGTGGAAGAAAATCTCAACTGAAGCCAGAGGGATGTTTTGGAAATTGCTGACACTAAATGCCTCTGAGAGGTGCTCGGCCATGGACATTCTGAATTATATTCACCTGCCATGGAAAGCGGAGGTCCCTTCAAAGCAGATCAAAATGAATCCAGGCTTCCTACAAGTAATATGCAGACCATATGATGTCCGTGCTGGAGACACATCAAGCAGCACATCCTGCTTTCTACTGGATCATGAGATGCCCTCCCTTACCATAGGAGCTGAGGTAGAGCTCACCTAAATGTGTTGCTATCTACTACATGGACATGACTTAGAGGTAGGTTGCACATTACACCCATGATATTCTGCAGGTTGTCAAGTAAGTATGGACGTCATGTTGCTGGATGTAAGGTAAGAATGTAAACTTCTGGAAGCAGTATGTGGTGATCAAACACTTAGAAGTGCTGTAGGTTGACACCTCGAACGGTGTAGGTGTACTATAGGTGTGCTAGATGTTGGGCACAGATCCTTTATCTTCCTTACATTGGTTGCCTGGAAAATGataatgatgacccatcctgaggaaaggtcctcATTATCAGAGCGGTAGGGATTTGAGTCCCGGCACCCTCCCTGATCTGCAGTTCCAGGGAGCCACCACACTCATCAGAGCTCTGGTCAGCGGAGCTGAGTCCCTGGATCTCTCCAAGCATGATGCCGTACATAGtacagaggctgtgcttggtattacagcttaacactccaatggggctgagcagcaactaggccatgtgaccaatgtatgcTGGCGTCACATAGCCTAGGAAGATGCCTCTGTGCTCACAGAGTGCCCAACCTCTTCTAATGGACAGCTGAACCGGTCGGGATCCTGGGTTTGAGTGCTACTTtcgatctgttattgatgactAGGCTtaagcgaatcgagcttcggattaAAGATCCGCCCCTACAGCACTAACATGTATTGCCTATGTAGAGACAAACTTGTTTGCACCCGAAGTCGCGCAAGACTTCGGTAAATTAATGCGCtattcatttctgcatctttaaaaaaaaactaataaggaATCCGATTCGGGTTTAGTACAGAGGTACCAGCCGGTACCAAACCGGACTTTGGATTCCTAATTTTAAAAGTTTTTAAAGATGCTGAAATAAACACCGAATTCATTCACTGAAGACTCACACGACTTCAGGTGAAATGAACTTTGGCTTCACGGAGCGAatacgttttaatgctgtacaaagACGGCATTAAAACCTAAGTGTTTGACCAAATAGACTTTGGATTGATGGTcaaaagctcgattcgctcaacactatatactgaggataggtcattaatattaattaAAGGAATTACCCCTTTGAATAGAAGTTATTGATGCTTAGAGGAATAGGTCAAATAGTTCACATCCAAGAGTCACTTAATAAAAATCACTCCCCAAATGGAGGGAAACCGAATCAAGGATCTCAATGGTGCAATGACTTCTATGAGCCCCCTGTCTACCCCACCCTTCATACAATCAGTGATAGACCACTGGTCACCCCAATACATGTAGTATTTCCAGAGTCTGTTCTATGAATGAGCCATATCTACGGTTTGTGAGTGTACGATGTATGACTCTTAGGAGCTGATGGATATCACTGCCAATGTCCCATCCTTATTCTTGACCAGCTGTAATTCTTTGGAATGGAGCTTAATACAGACTTGAGGATCACACAGGAGACCACTGTGCTGTAGA comes from the Bufo gargarizans isolate SCDJY-AF-19 unplaced genomic scaffold, ASM1485885v1 original_scaffold_1465_pilon, whole genome shotgun sequence genome and includes:
- the LOC122923316 gene encoding serine/threonine-protein kinase SBK1-like; protein product: MLKISGRRVMLKISGRRVMLKISGRRVMLKISGRRVMLKISGHRVMLKISGRRVMLKISSAVMATHMKETNKNMATNLLHRISETSEDLKMMEVTDHFELLHELGTGSYGKVFKGKHKTSGQIVAIKMLAKEKTPTDNFLLEYCISLTLSCHRHIILTHEIAFHTSRDFVFVQEMAPAGNLQSIIKHKVGMQEDMLKRCVPQIASALNFMHNSGMVHRDVKLDNILLMDAECHWIKLADFGLTRIQGTLVPSLSWCIPYTAPEFCCLRQGEELILQPSVDVWAFGVLIYIALTGFFPWQAALGRDQQYKEFAWWQVKKDLSEAPWKWKKISTEARGMFWKLLTLNASERCSAMDILNYIHLPWKAEVPSKQIKMNPGFLQVICRPYDVRAGDTSSSTSCFLLDHEMPSLTIGAEVELT